The following coding sequences lie in one Candidatus Woesearchaeota archaeon genomic window:
- a CDS encoding PRC-barrel domain-containing protein, with protein MLKMKRISEVYGMRVFTDSGEYFGDVEESVLTASKIYGWRVRAGRESFLGKILGGGAKGVVVPHSYVESIGDIMIIRKLAIPSSAPEEGMEEE; from the coding sequence ATGCTCAAGATGAAGAGGATAAGCGAAGTATACGGAATGAGGGTCTTTACTGATTCTGGCGAGTATTTCGGGGATGTTGAGGAATCTGTCCTGACTGCATCAAAAATCTACGGATGGAGAGTCAGGGCAGGAAGGGAATCATTCCTTGGAAAGATACTCGGCGGAGGGGCAAAAGGCGTTGTTGTTCCTCACAGTTATGTTGAAAGCATAGGCGACATAATGATAATAAGAAAGCTTGCAATCCCAAGCTCTGCACCTGAAGAGGGCATGGAAGAGGAGTAA